The Persephonella hydrogeniphila sequence AGCGATCTGCATATCAAACATATCTGTATACATTTTATATGAAAATGAGTTGGAAAATATACCACCGTCTAAACTTTTTCTAAACTCTTTCATCATAATTCTGACAAACATTGTTTCAAATTCTTTTGCTACCTCTTCAGGAGTTTTCATCTGTGATAGATCTTTAACATCCCAGTAAGCTCTTATTCTCATATCCGGATCAAACATAATTTATCCCTCTTTTACATAATTACTATTTTTGCATGTAGTTTTCCTGTATTTTTTATAGCCTGTATTATAGCTATAAGATCCCTCGGAGACACACCTATATCATTCAGAGCTTCAACAAGATCCTTTAATTTTGGAGACTCTATAGCAAATATTCTTCCTTTTTCTTCTACTACTGTTGTCTGTACCTGCTGTGTCTCTACAGTCTGTCCCTGAGAAAGGGGAGGAGGTTGTGAAACAACAGGTTTTTTTTCTACAGCAACATATATATTTCCGTGGGAAACATAGATAGGGGCATCTATCTTAATATCTCCGCTCATTATCACTGTTCCTGTCCTCTCGTAGATAACAATGGTAGGTTCCGAATCTGTCTGAATTTCAAGATTGAGAATCTCTCCTGCCATCTGAACAGGGTCTTTACCTTTAACAAAATTTACGGTTACTGTAGTAGCATCTAAAGCTCTGGCTATCTTTTTTCCGTAGTAATTATTTATGGCGTCCTGTATTTTGATAGCTTTGGCAAAATCAGGTCTTTTTAGTGTGAGAATAAGTTTTTTCATCCTGGAAAACTCAAACGGCAGGTCTTTTTCAACTATACCTCCTTCAACGATAACTCCGGTTGTAGGGAAGTTTTTTACAACTTTTCCTCCTTTGTTTGATTCTGAAAAACCTCCTCCTGTAGAGACTGAACCCTGTGCAAAACCGTATACTTTTCCGTCAGGTCCAAAAAGAGGCGTTCTTATCAGAACTCCGTTTCCTATATCTTTAGCATCCCCCATTGAAGCAACAGTTACATCAAACCTCATTCCAGATTTTGCAAAAGGAGGCAGTTTTGCAGTAACCATAACAGCTGCAGAGTTTTTCGTCTTTACCTGTGCAGGGTCTATATATATGCCCATTTTCCTGAGCATATTGGCTATACTTATCAGGGTGTATCTTGTTGTGGTTCCATCTCCTGTTCCTTTAAGACCTACAACTATCCCGTAACCGATAAGGTAGTTAGGCCTTAATCCCATTATATCTGCTTCTTCTCTGATTTTTACTTTATTTCCGCCGAAGGATATAGAAAAAATTATAAGAAGTAATAAAAATATATATCTGACCATATCCTCCTCCTAAAAAGGCCAGATTTTTGCAAGGAATTGTGCAAGCCATCCAGGACGCTGGTTATCAGCAATAAATCCTTTTCCATTGTACTCTATATACATATCAGATATCTTTGATGAAAGTATAGAGTTATCCTGATCTATATATGTAGGCTCTACTATTCCTGATATTCTCAATATCTGCTCATCTTCATTTATTTTTATTATCTTCTTGCCTACAATAAATAAATTGCCGTTAGGGTATACCTTTACTACCCTTGCAGATATCGTTGCCACAAGCCGTGCTTTTCTGTCTGTTTTCCCTGTTCCTTTAAAAGAGTTCTTTGATCCTGCCTTTGCACCGGCTATTGGAGTTTTATTAATAAGAGGCTTTCCCATTAGCGTAGGAGATGGAAAGTCGTACTCTACAGATGTATCCCTTCCTGACTGACTGTTGGCACTTCCTGATCCGCTTATATTTTCTATAACTTTTATCGTAATAACATCTCCTACCTGATAAGCTTTATCATCGGAAAACAGATTTGTAGATGTTACTTCTGTAAACAAAGATCCAGGGGGAGATTCAGGCTTTTGAGATACTATCTCAGGAGGTTGTGGATTAAAAGGTTTTAAAGCCTGTTTTTTCTCTGAACAGGAAACAAAAAGCAGAAACGGTACTACTAATAACCACCTATAAACAAGACTGTATCTTTCCCTATTACTTTGCATGACAGTATCTTCCCTGTTGAGCTGTTTTTTACTTTAATAACCTGTCCCTTCTGCCCGTTTTCCAGAGCTATTCCAGTGATCTCTATCTTTATTCCATTTCGGTCATAAATCACTTTAACATAACTTTTTCTTTTTACAGGATAATCAGGTTCTATCATAGTCAGTTTTAATGGAGAACCCTTTTTTATCAATGTCCTTACTTTTGCTCCGATAACAAGATCAGGATCTGTTATATAGTTGTTTTTTACAGGTAATTTTTTTAGTTCAATATCATCTTCTGTTATCAGCTCACCCCTTAATAAATCTTTTTTTGCTACTATAACATCTGCTACTTTCTGGTATTTTACTGTTGCATTCAGTTTTCTTATTTTTTTTCCATTCTGGAGAATATACACACTAAGATATATGTATCTATTACTTTTTGATCTTTCTTCTATTTTTAATGTAAAAGGCTTATTAAGTTTTTCTGTTTTTAAAGATACCCTTATATCTTCTATTTGTATATCCGGATACCTTTTTAGATACTCTGTTATCTTTTCTTTTATGATTTCTGGAGAGAGGATTATCTCTTTTCTTTTTATTTTTACTTTTTCTCCTTTAATAACTACAGAATCAGGATTTACATAGTTGTTTTTTAGAATTTTTAAGATCTGATTTTTTCTTAATTCTTTTTCCTCTCCTGCTTTAAGCCCTTCTATAACAGTAATTCCTGACAGAAATGTTAAGAATCTTTCATTGTCTGTATTTATCACTGATATATCAGAAAGTGTCAGCTTGCTTTTTTCCGTCTCTACATAACTTTTTAGTTTTATTACTGTCTTACTGTAAACTGGAGAAAAAAGAAGCAAAAATATCAGTAAGATCTTAACTTTTGAGGGAACCGACGGTTCTGAGCATCTCATCTGCTGTTATTATACCTTTTGAGTTAATTTCGTAAGCTCTCTGAGCAACGATAAGATTTACCATCTCTTCCACAATGTTTACATTGGAAGCTTCTAAAAATCCCTGTGCAAGCTTACCAAAACCATCAGTGTTCGGATCTCCCTCGATAGGATCTCCTGATGCGTCAGTCTGGACAAACAGATTTTCTCCTATAGCTTTAAGACCTGCAGGATTAATAAATTTGTAAAGTTTTATATCTGTTAACTCCTCTGTTGTTTGCTGACCTCCTTCATTTCTGACAAGATACACTTTGCCGTTAGGGCTTATGTTTATACTGATAAGTGTCTCAGGAGAAGATATCTGGATATTTGGAGATAATTTGTAACCGTTAGGTGTAACTACATACCCTTCGTTATCTACCTGAAAATTTCCGGCTCTTGTGTAAGCTTCTCCTCCTCCGGGAAGTTCTATCTTAAAAAATCCTTCCCCCTGAATCGCTATATCTAACTGCTTATCTGTTTTTATAAGACTGCCCTGTGAAAAAATCTTTGATACATCAGACAGTTTCACCCCTAGACCTATCTGTATTCCTGATGGAACTCTGGTTTCGTTGGAACTCATAACTCCGGGATCTTTTATATCCTGATATATAAGATCTTCAAAGTTAGCTCTGCTTCTTTTGAAACCTACAGTGTTTACATTTGCTATATTGTTTGATATGACATCAAGGTTTGTCTGTTGTGCCTGCATACCTGATGCTGATGTCCACAGTGCTCTAATCATAGCTCTTCACCTCTCTTAAGCTCTTCCTATTTCATTGCTTTTTTGTTCCATCTGATCTAAACTTCTCATCAAATTGCCGTAAATCTCAAATCTTCTCTGGGCATTTATAAGTTCTATCATGGCCTCAATTCCATTCACATTAGATTGCTCCAGATACCCCTGCTTAATTTGGTATTCTGCCGGTATCTCCTGAGCATTATTGTCAGGTATATAATAACTTTCCGAATCTGGTCTTACAGATGAGAAGTTCCTTACCATAATTTTTCCGACTACTTCATTACCACTGTAAACAGTTCCATCATCCAAAATATTAATCGGTTTTGTTATATCTGTTATCCGAATTCTTTTCCCCTGTTCATTTAACAGGTAGTTCCCGTTAGAATCCACAAGAAACCCTTCTCCATTCCGAAGAAAGTGGCCGTTTCTTGTGTACTTAATACCGTTTGGTGTTTCAATACCAAAAAATCCCTTTCCAAAGATCGCAAGATCAAAGGGGGCATCTGTTTTTATAAGATTTCCCTGTGTGTTTATAACAGGAGTATCATTAAATCTTGGGAAAACAAACAGATGGGAAGAATCCCCTTTGTTTTCTGGAAGGTACTGGCTCATCTCTCTAAGCAACAGTTTTTTAAATCCTGGTGTGTTTACATTGGCAAGGTTATTGGTTACAACATTCAGGTTTTCCAGAGCTCTCTCTCCACCGGAAGCAAGAATGTATATAGGCTGAAAGTTCAGAGCCATTTCTTCTCTCCGTTTTATTTTGTATGTATTTCGGAAAAAACAGGATTATCTTTAGGACTCTTCTTCAGTAAGGAGTTTCATCCTTTCCTGAACTGTTATTATACTGGTTATCTTTACTCCAAAATTATTCTCTACCGTGTAAAGCTCCCCTTTTGCTATCAACTTTCCATTTACTTTTATATCTATCGGCTGGTTTATATACCTGTCTAACTCTACTATACTGTTTGGGTTTAGTTTCAGAACTTCTTCAAGGGGCATTGTTGTACTTCCTATCTCGACAGATATCTCAAGGGGTATGTCCATTAACAGATCTAATTTTTCTTTCTCTAAAAGTTCTGTTTCCTCCGGTTTGTGTTCAGCTGTACTTACTGCTTCTTCCCACTGCTTTGCAAGCTCTTCCTGATCTGCCCCTGTCTCCTCTTCACCACCCTCACCTTCAGCCATCTTAGCCCATTCCTCTGCCAGTTTTTCCTGATCTACTTCCTCTTCTCCTTTTTCTTCCTCAGGTTGTGACTGTTCAGCCATCTTAGCCCATTCTTCTGCAAGCTTCTCCTGATCTACTTCTTCATTTTCCTGTGGTTCATTTTCCTTTTTTTCTTCTTCTGACATCACTGTTCCTCTTCAAAAACAGGTTTTGTAATCATTGCAGCATATTTGTCGTTATACTTGCCGAATCTTGCATAAAACTTTAATTTATCCTCAACATAAAGAGGAAATTCTTCATCTGAAGAAACAAATAAATTCAGTTCTGTGCCTTCCTCCCAGTCGAGAATATCTTTTAC is a genomic window containing:
- a CDS encoding rod-binding protein — its product is MFDPDMRIRAYWDVKDLSQMKTPEEVAKEFETMFVRIMMKEFRKSLDGGIFSNSFSYKMYTDMFDMQIAEAISSSDQLGLKQYILDAIKAYEKYSSGE
- a CDS encoding flagellar basal body P-ring protein FlgI, giving the protein MVRYIFLLLLIIFSISFGGNKVKIREEADIMGLRPNYLIGYGIVVGLKGTGDGTTTRYTLISIANMLRKMGIYIDPAQVKTKNSAAVMVTAKLPPFAKSGMRFDVTVASMGDAKDIGNGVLIRTPLFGPDGKVYGFAQGSVSTGGGFSESNKGGKVVKNFPTTGVIVEGGIVEKDLPFEFSRMKKLILTLKRPDFAKAIKIQDAINNYYGKKIARALDATTVTVNFVKGKDPVQMAGEILNLEIQTDSEPTIVIYERTGTVIMSGDIKIDAPIYVSHGNIYVAVEKKPVVSQPPPLSQGQTVETQQVQTTVVEEKGRIFAIESPKLKDLVEALNDIGVSPRDLIAIIQAIKNTGKLHAKIVIM
- a CDS encoding flagellar basal body L-ring protein FlgH, with amino-acid sequence MQSNRERYSLVYRWLLVVPFLLFVSCSEKKQALKPFNPQPPEIVSQKPESPPGSLFTEVTSTNLFSDDKAYQVGDVITIKVIENISGSGSANSQSGRDTSVEYDFPSPTLMGKPLINKTPIAGAKAGSKNSFKGTGKTDRKARLVATISARVVKVYPNGNLFIVGKKIIKINEDEQILRISGIVEPTYIDQDNSILSSKISDMYIEYNGKGFIADNQRPGWLAQFLAKIWPF
- the flgA gene encoding flagellar basal body P-ring formation chaperone FlgA, giving the protein MRCSEPSVPSKVKILLIFLLLFSPVYSKTVIKLKSYVETEKSKLTLSDISVINTDNERFLTFLSGITVIEGLKAGEEKELRKNQILKILKNNYVNPDSVVIKGEKVKIKRKEIILSPEIIKEKITEYLKRYPDIQIEDIRVSLKTEKLNKPFTLKIEERSKSNRYIYLSVYILQNGKKIRKLNATVKYQKVADVIVAKKDLLRGELITEDDIELKKLPVKNNYITDPDLVIGAKVRTLIKKGSPLKLTMIEPDYPVKRKSYVKVIYDRNGIKIEITGIALENGQKGQVIKVKNSSTGKILSCKVIGKDTVLFIGGY
- the flgG gene encoding flagellar basal-body rod protein FlgG, with translation MIRALWTSASGMQAQQTNLDVISNNIANVNTVGFKRSRANFEDLIYQDIKDPGVMSSNETRVPSGIQIGLGVKLSDVSKIFSQGSLIKTDKQLDIAIQGEGFFKIELPGGGEAYTRAGNFQVDNEGYVVTPNGYKLSPNIQISSPETLISINISPNGKVYLVRNEGGQQTTEELTDIKLYKFINPAGLKAIGENLFVQTDASGDPIEGDPNTDGFGKLAQGFLEASNVNIVEEMVNLIVAQRAYEINSKGIITADEMLRTVGSLKS
- a CDS encoding flagellar hook-basal body protein gives rise to the protein MALNFQPIYILASGGERALENLNVVTNNLANVNTPGFKKLLLREMSQYLPENKGDSSHLFVFPRFNDTPVINTQGNLIKTDAPFDLAIFGKGFFGIETPNGIKYTRNGHFLRNGEGFLVDSNGNYLLNEQGKRIRITDITKPINILDDGTVYSGNEVVGKIMVRNFSSVRPDSESYYIPDNNAQEIPAEYQIKQGYLEQSNVNGIEAMIELINAQRRFEIYGNLMRSLDQMEQKSNEIGRA
- the fliN gene encoding flagellar motor switch protein FliN; this encodes MSEEEKKENEPQENEEVDQEKLAEEWAKMAEQSQPEEEKGEEEVDQEKLAEEWAKMAEGEGGEEETGADQEELAKQWEEAVSTAEHKPEETELLEKEKLDLLMDIPLEISVEIGSTTMPLEEVLKLNPNSIVELDRYINQPIDIKVNGKLIAKGELYTVENNFGVKITSIITVQERMKLLTEEES